In Fragaria vesca subsp. vesca linkage group LG5, FraVesHawaii_1.0, whole genome shotgun sequence, the genomic stretch CTTAGTTAGTCCAAGCTTTACCTGACATGTTACTTTAATTAGTTGACTGCAAGTGGAGAGTGGAGACAATGAGATATATACGACGTCGCAAAAACAAGCAGAGGATAATGCAAAGATATATAATACCAATTATGTATTATATAATTGGAGTATGCTCTCATGCATCTTGGTAATTCTAGTTTTACTGAGGTTAGACTCGTATCAGGGTGGCCTTTGGGCCGTGCGATGTGTGTGGCCGCACAAGGTCTCCGATTTTTGGGAGCCTCTGAAAAAAAATTATTATATAAATATGTAATAAGTACTAAAAATAACTGATATGTTAACATGTGCTCTTGTAGCATAGGGGCATCTGTAGCAGTGTAACTAAAACTATAGTTAAATTTAGCAATAATTATGAGATTTAGCAATTGTTATAAGAATTTGGCTCTAGCAGTTATTGCTAAGTGTAGGTTAAGTAATATTTTTAACGAATTATAAACTGACACGTGGAGAAAAAAAAGAGGGAAAATATAAGTATTCATTTAGCAATTCATGGCTCAGTTGACAAATTTATCAATTTTGTTTAGCAATTCTTAAATTTAGCAACCATTTAGGTATACTGTTGGAACTCCTGTTCATTCGAAAAATTGACAAATTTCAAAAAAAAATTGATTTAGCAATACTGCTAGAGATTATTTAAGACTTTTCATCTTTATTCTGCCACCTAAGTTCGAGGCCCACAGCCTCTTTTGTTTAGTATTTTTCTTTCTCCTTTTCACCCCTTTTTTCTCCTTTTTTTCTTCATTTTTCATCCCTTTTGTATTGTTTTTTTTTGTTTGTTTTTTTTCTTGCATTTCATCCCTTTTTTTCCCTCCTTTTTCGTCTGCATTTTTGACCCCCTTTTTCCCCCTCTTTTGCGTTTTTCTTGCGATTTCATAACTATGTTTCCTACANNNNNNNNNNNNNNNNNNNNCCTTACTTTTTGTTTTTTTCTTTCTTTTTTTTTTTTTTGTCGTTTTTCACCATTTTTTTTTCATTTTTCTTCTTAAGAATCTTAGGAATATGTTATTTCTTGTACTTCAACGAGTGATTATGAGTTTTAATATTGATTTGTACATTCGGGATCAAACTTGTGTATCTAAGGCCACATTCAAAAAAAAAATAGGCCACATTCAAAAATTCGCACAGGGCCTCATATTCCATAAGACCGGCCCTGACTCGTATATATCTTAATGAATACTACTGCATTGGCTAATTAGTTTCTCGGAGTCCATCTGTGTATATATTGTTCGCCTGTTTAAAAGTTTCTCCAACTTTTAGCTAAAATCTGATTACATTCATAAAGAACTTGGTGTTCACTGGCAGGGGAAACTCCCTCATACCAACAAGTTTTTGCTCGCTAATGTTCATGTTGCCACGTGTTCATTGTGGAATGAAATGCAGGTGTACGAGGTCATGAATATATGTTGGATCTCAGTATGAGAGGCTGCAGTTGTATCCACACTTTGACATATCCATACTTGGTAAACTGAAAAAGCTTTTTAGATTCTTAGTATGAGAGGCTGTTGTATGAAGAAATCTCCAAAAGAGAATGTTGGACTTGACTGAAACTATGGTACAGAGTTCAGATAGTTCCTACTCGAGTGATATCAAGGTTGCATAGACTAGAAGAAATTTACATGCAATGCAGTTTTGGAGACTGGGGTAGTAAATCTGAGTTGCCACATTTTTGGGGTTAAAATGCCGACTTTGATGAGTTGACTATACACAACCATGAATTTCTTACCGGATCGGTTGTTTATCAATGTGGTGACAGCAAAAACAGAGGTTCTATGTTACAGCATAACTAACCTTCTTGAGGAACAGGACAGTGGGAAACTACATGGACTCAAGTATCTCTCTCTAGATTAATTCAGTTAGTAATTTATCGGCTTTGTATTTGATTTCAGTTAGTTTAATTGGAGATTAAATAGTGGTTTCTTCGTTTCTGTTGGATTTTCTAGCCGAGTACAATTGATTGATACTAGTTTGAGTAGTTTCATGTATCTCAATGCTGGGCGGTTAGTTGTTACTCTGAGTTTTGAAACAAAAAACCAATTCTAGCTAGTGCAAGGTCAATGTGCAATGAGAGATTCAGAGATGGCTTGGTTTACCTCCATACGCAGTGATATCAAAGCTTTGTAGATTAGAAGAATTGTGCATGATGTACTATGGATTTGAGGAACGGAAAAGTCACATTGAGGGAGAAGGACAAGAAACTAATATTGGTTTTTTTTTTTTGATGGAAATGGATGTTACTCCAGGGCCGTAAAGCACATATATTAAATCAACAAATAGGACGAGCGAGAGTTAAACTTCAATACAAGTCCAACGGCTGGTCAACCGGGAGCATAGTTCCGATACAACACGCAAAGCTTACAAAAGCTACAAAGAATTACTAACTCAAAAAAAATGTCCACAAGAGGACTTTATTTCAGCCTCAAAAGCAATAACTTACATAACGTACATAACCAACCAAAGTACCCCAGCTCAATGAATCGAGGCCTAAGATCCTTCTGGTGTACCTTTCCATCAAAAAAGGGGGTAGACTCGTCAATAAGTTATGTAGGGATCTTTCGCTCCATCCACAGAACCCGGCCCAGGTCCAAACCATAATTGAAAGGAGGAAAAGAAAAGGTGGAGGCCCAAAGGCTCAGCCCACTAAGGTGCAAGTTGAAGCCCAGCAAAATAAGGCCCATATCCACCTCACTCCTCTCTCCCGTTCAGTTCAGACCGGCGCCGAAGCTCGCCGGAGGAGACTCATGCCGCTGGTTCAGTCTGGTGGTTTTGCCGCCTTGAAACCTATGATGACCGCTACCGGTCGTTGCTGCAACAAAAGCTGCCTTTGAGAAAACAAGGTCGAAGACCTCCTTCTTCTTGTTTGGAGACAAGAGAAGCCTCCGCCCCTTCTCAACCCGACGCAGAAGCTTCAAACCCGATGATGTCGTTCACCCAAAACCGACAACCTCCGCTAAGAACAGAGGTGCTAACCTCTGATCAAGCTGACTTCATCGCCGCCGCTTCCTCAAATCGACTGAGGCGTCGCCGTCGATAGGAGAGTTGGAAAGCTTCCTCCTCTCTTTCAACTCAACACCTCTGAGCCACAAGACCAGATCTCAACAGATGAGGGAACCCGATCTAAACCCGGCAACTACAGTCGTTGTCTCACCGGAGGGGATACCACAAGGACCAACTCGTCGTCTCCTCCACACAAGCGCAACCCGGAGTTGCTCCACGCTTCCACTAGTGTCGCCTGACGATCTGGACCATTGCACCGCACGAAGTGCGTCATCGTTTTGCTTCCAAACCCTAGGTTTGGTCTTCTCAACTCCGACAAAAATGGAGCGAATTCTTCTAAAACACTTTGTCTGATTTGGTACGTATATTGATTTGATCTTATGTTTCGAACTAATATTGGTTTTAGTGACTCAATAAGTATAAATATAATGATAAATTTTATAGAAATGAATAGATGTATCAACTTAAACGAAATAAAGAACACACACATCCCAGATCAAAAAAAAAAAAACACACACATCAATCGTTGAACGATATCATAACATAGAACCAAGTAGATTTTCATATCCATTTTAGTATCTTTACATGCAAGTTTTTTAAACCGTTACTAATCATGGAAGTTTTTTGTTCCGTTACTAATCGTCTAATCATGCAAGTTTTTTTTTTTTTNNNNNNNNNNNNNNNNNNNNGCTGCTTGGATCTTTTGATCAAAATAAAAAGAATCTTTTGCTTAAATCTCAAGGTCCCCAAGTTTTCTTTGCCCGCGGGACCCAATGAACCAAAATAGGACACTAAACTGGCGGGGATACAACATCATCATCGTCCCTTTTTCGCCCCCAAACATGCGATCTTAACTTACCCAAACACTCTTCTGTCCAACAACCGACTCTCCCTGTCCTCGGACTCATCGCACTCTTCTGTTTTCACTGGCCTGCATCCAAACACCACCAGACACATCGTTCTACCCAATCCCTCATCTCCAATTTCAGACACACCCACACATTTAACTCTCTCTCTCTCTCTCTGATTCCCAAGATGAAAAGGCGTTGATTTGATTGGACCCACAAAGATTGAAGCTTGCAGGCCCTACGATCCGTAAGGCTTCTCAATCCTTTTGATTCTTCATTAAAGTTTCAATCTTTATGTTTGCCCTGCATTTTTATGATCCTTTTATTTCTGGGATTTGATGGAGAGGTCAAGATAGTTTGATTTGAATTTCATTTTTGGTATGCTATGTGGGTTTATTGAGCAATTGGTGATTTGGGATTCACGTATTTTGGGCTTACAGGTTGTGATAGGCTTAGCTGAGAGGTAGGTTTGGAGTTTCATGTTATAAAATCTTGTATCTCTTAAGATAGAATTGGCTTTTGTGTTCTATTACTAGTGGAATGTTTGTAACTGGCCAAGTTTACTAGAAAATCAATGAAGGAATCTTCTTGATTAGTGTGGAGGTTAAATTTGCAGTCTTTGATTATATTTTTTGTTACATGGTTTAGTATTTCATACATTATTAGCAATTTATTATATCTGTTTCTAACTGTATTTGTTAGTTCTCCTACACGCCTTCCCCCCTTTGGCTATATCCCAGAGTCGAGTAGTTGTAGAGTTTGAATTTTGTATGTCATATACTTTACTTTTCATCTTCTTGGTCAATTTTATTTTCTTTGATTTCCTAATTGCTTTTTGATAAAAATGATATTCAGACAAATGATGGCGACTAAAGGGAACTCAGGAGACAACAGAAGTCGAAGTTCGATGTCAGTTTTCATTGTAGCTGGTCTCTGTTGTTTCTTTTACATATTGGGTGCGTGGCAGCGAAGTGGTTTTGGAAAGGGAGATAGCATAGCTGTGGAGATTACCAGACAGACGGACTGTAGTATCCTTTCCACTCTGAATTATGAGACCCATCATGGAATTGATGAAGGACCGGTCAAGGAGTTCAAACCATGCCCCAATCGCTACATTGATTATACTCCTTGTCAGGACCAATTGCGAGCCATGACTTTCCCCCGAGACAATATGAATTACAGGGAACGACATTGTCCTCGTGAAGAAGAGAAGTTGCATTGCCTTATCCCAGCACCCAAAGGTTATGTGACCCCTTTTCGGTGGCCCCAAAGCCGTGACTATGTACCCTATGCCAATGCGCCTTATAGGAGCCTGGTAGTCGAGAAGGCTATTCAGAACTGGATTCAATATGAGGGCAATGTCTTTAAGTTCCCGGGTGGTGGAACACAGTTTCCTCATGGAGCAGATGCATATATCAATGAACTTGCAGCTGTGATCCCCATGGACAATGGGATAATTAGAACAGCATTAGACACTGGATGTGGGGTAACATTCTTTTTCTTTTTCCTCCTTTCAGTCTTCTAGGCTTTTCATACTAGCACTTGTCTCAATCTGATTTGATCTTGATATTCCTGTAGATATTAGACTTTGATCTATTTGATCTAATGCTCATATTGGTTCATGCTTCATAGGTTGCCAGCTGGGGTGCTTACCTGTTTAAAAAGAATGTTATAGCCATGTCATTCGCACCAAGAGATTCTCATGAAGCACAGGTTCAATTTGCTCTGGAAAGAGGTGTTCCGGCAGTTATTGGTGTTCTTGGAACTATAAAGCTTCCATATCCTTCTAGGGCCTTTGATATGGCTCACTGTTCTCGTTGCCTCATTCCATGGAGTGGAAATGGTAATGTGAATAAAAAATTAGAATCCAAATTGATGGTGCTGATGTATAATGTCTTAAACATCTCTAAACCCATTTTATCTCCTCAAGTTCATATGACATTTGTTCATTGCCTTTGCTTTGCTGAGGCTGCCTTGACTCCTTGCCTTTTGCCAATCCAGCTTCCACCCCACTCACTCTGCCATGTTGATGGCATATGGCATTGCCATGTTTATTTTACAAAATTCAGGATCTTCATTGTTTTCAGTATAGTTTGATGATGAAATTATCTATAACATGACATCATACTTGAACTTATTTTGCAGATGGAATGTACATGATGGAAGTGGATCGAGTTCTTAGACCTGGTGGTTACTGGGTGCTTTCTGGTCCTCCTATTAACTGGAGGAACAATTTTGTTGCATGGCAGCGGCCTAAAGAAGAACTTGAGGAAGAGCAGAGGAAGATTGAAGATACTGCAAAGCTTCTTGGCTGGGAAAAGAAGCATGAGAAGGGTGAAATTGCCATATGGAGGAAACGATTAGGCTTTCATCATGATCAAGATCCTCAACCTACTATGTGTGATTCCAGGAATGCTGATGATGTTTGGTACGTCACTTACTTGACTTTCTGGACTCTTTTACAAATACAATGTATTATCCAATTAGTTGATTCAATTGTGATATTTGATTGCCAAGATGAAACTTAGAGAATGTAATGTGTAATGTCTATTTAACATCCTAGGGTAAGAGGGAATTGCATTGACTGTTTTATTGGCTAGAGAAATAATCTTAATTTGGTGGATCCAAATTAATATGAGATAAGATTCGTATTACCAATTTGAAGGGTTGGAATTAAGTCTGAGTAGTTGGGAAAGAAAATGTAAAAGTTCATAACAAATAATTTCAGACCGGTTCATGTAGGATTTTTTTTTACCTTCTTTCTTAAATTTTGGGTTATGAGTTTACTTTTATGCATATATTTAGTAGAATTAAAATTTGTTTAGTCCTTGTGGTTTGAAGATGACATTTGTTTAGTCCTAATGGTTTTATTTTAATCTGAATGGTCCTTAAAGTTACGATTTTTCATCCAAATAGTCTTTCCGTCAATTTTCTCAGTTAAATTGCTGACGTGGCTGTTAAACTGAGAAAATTGACGGAATGACCATTTAGATGAAAAATCATGACTTTAAGGACCATTCAGATTAAAATAAAACCATAAGGACTAAACAGATGTCGACTTCAAACCACAAAGACTATACATATTAAAATAAAACCACAAGGACTAAACAAATGTCGACTTCAAACCACAAGGACTATACAGTATTTTACCCTATTTAATATTTGACTTTGATATTTCCCAGGTACAAGAAGATGGAATTGTGCGTAACTCCTTCTCCCGAGACTATTGTTCATGACGAGGATGGTGGCATAGCATGGAAGCCATATCCCGAAAGGCTCAATGTTTTACCTTCTGGAATATCCACTGGATCCGTCCCTGGAGTCTCTGCAGATACATTCCAGGATGACAACAAGGCATGGAAGAAACATGTGAGTGCTTATAAGAGGACCAACAAATTGTTGGATACGGGAAGGTATCGCAATATTATGGATATGAATGCCGGTTTTGGAAGTTTTGCTGCTGCCCTTGATTCTCCTAAACTCTGGGTAATGAATGTTATGCCCACAATAGCTGAGAAAGACACTTTGGGAGTCATATATGAGCGTGGATTAATAGGCATTTATCATGATTGGTAATTCTCGATCATTCTTTTCTTGTTCATAGTTTTGTGGATGCCTTTGACATGCATATAGTCAGAAAACAGTAATGATATTGTTCGTCTGATAATCTTTTTGTCTTCTGCCAGGTGTGAAGCCTTCTCCACGTACCCAAGGACATATGACCTTATTCATGCAAATGGTATTTTCAGCTTGTATAAGGATAAGTAAGTTGCCATACCCTTCTTACTCTTTTCCTACATGTTAAAGTTTCTGGCAATTACTCTAATAGAAAAAAAAAAAAAAACACCAATGCAGGTGTGATGCTGAAGACATTCTTCTAGAGATGGATCGTATTCTACGGCCTGAAGGAGCAGCAATAATTCGTGACCACATGGATGTGCTGGCCAAAGTAAGCAGAACTGTGAAAGGAATGAGGTGGAAAACAAAGATTGTGGATCATGAAGATGGCCCTCTTGTTACAGAAAAGGTGCTGTTTGCAGTTAAACAGTACTGGGTTGCTGATGAAAACAATTCTACATCCACAGAATGATTAAGAAAGAAGCAAAACAGACACAGGCAAAAAGAAAAGGAAAGAACAGAAAAGTTAAAGAAACAAAAGGGGGGACGATTTATTGTCCTAAGCAAACAAAGCAAGTCGTAAGCCGAGGGCTTCTATATCATTTTTGTTAATTGCCATGTTCATCCCCACCTTTGTTTTTTTTTTTTCCTCATCAACAACACATTTCTACTGCATTTTCGTTCAAATTAGTTTATAGTTCCTGTATGTGACTTCATTTTAACATATACAGATTTACTTGTAGATTGACCCGGCAATGCTCGTGGCTGAAGTTGATGATTTAATTTAGGGATCCCTTTAATTTAATCTTCCTCGTCATACATTAATTGTTTATCCTATCCAGTAGAATCTGTACTAAAGAAGAAGAGATGCAGCAAAAATCTGTGTGTTCACCAATGTTAAAACTTAAAACTAATCAAAAACTGGATTATTTGTCTGTTTGTTGACATACTGGAAAAATGAGTAAAAAACACCAAGAGTACAACATGATTTGATTTAGGGAAAGGAGGACCCTTGTTGCCTTAAGTCTAAGAGTGTAGGACCCTAGTTCCTTTTCTGTTGCAATTACACTACCCACATAGCCTACCTATAAGAACTAGTACTTGAGAAGCCAAGTCATCTCCAAAGCCTCCTAAAGCTTCTTGTCATTCAGAACCTCCCTTGGCATTTTCCAGTTCTGTGCTCAATTTCTGTTTTTCTTTTGCTTCTCTAAAAGCCATGGAAAGAGAGGCTAATAAGGCCACAACTCCAACAACTCATACCCGCGACGCCTCGTTTTCTTCTTACCTCACCAGAGCAGAAGGAAACTTAGTGTTCAAGTCTCCTGCCTTGAACTTGAGCAAAAGGATTGATCAGGACGGCGAAATTAGTGTCTTCGGCGCTGAAAGATATTTCAGCATGATGCTAGAAGATGATAGTCCAAGAGTACTTGTGGACTATAACAACACAAGCAGAGCTGGTCTGCAGCTAGAGAAGCAAACAAAGACTAGCAGGCAAGGAACTCCTAGTGCTTGTTCTAATGCAAGTTGGAACAATCAAACTGATTATTTGCCTTCTTGGAGAAGAAACCAATCTCCGAACAAGAAGAAAAATGTGAATGGAAAGAAGATATTTTCCGGCTTTGTCTGCAGTGGTTCTTGTTCAGATCAGAAATCCATTCAT encodes the following:
- the LOC101308379 gene encoding probable methyltransferase PMT2-like, giving the protein MMATKGNSGDNRSRSSMSVFIVAGLCCFFYILGAWQRSGFGKGDSIAVEITRQTDCSILSTLNYETHHGIDEGPVKEFKPCPNRYIDYTPCQDQLRAMTFPRDNMNYRERHCPREEEKLHCLIPAPKGYVTPFRWPQSRDYVPYANAPYRSLVVEKAIQNWIQYEGNVFKFPGGGTQFPHGADAYINELAAVIPMDNGIIRTALDTGCGVASWGAYLFKKNVIAMSFAPRDSHEAQVQFALERGVPAVIGVLGTIKLPYPSRAFDMAHCSRCLIPWSGNDGMYMMEVDRVLRPGGYWVLSGPPINWRNNFVAWQRPKEELEEEQRKIEDTAKLLGWEKKHEKGEIAIWRKRLGFHHDQDPQPTMCDSRNADDVWYKKMELCVTPSPETIVHDEDGGIAWKPYPERLNVLPSGISTGSVPGVSADTFQDDNKAWKKHVSAYKRTNKLLDTGRYRNIMDMNAGFGSFAAALDSPKLWVMNVMPTIAEKDTLGVIYERGLIGIYHDWCEAFSTYPRTYDLIHANGIFSLYKDKCDAEDILLEMDRILRPEGAAIIRDHMDVLAKVSRTVKGMRWKTKIVDHEDGPLVTEKVLFAVKQYWVADENNSTSTE